A single region of the Amphiura filiformis chromosome 7, Afil_fr2py, whole genome shotgun sequence genome encodes:
- the LOC140156234 gene encoding steroid 17-alpha-hydroxylase/17,20 lyase-like isoform X1: MVNQWAIHFNEKHWDEPTKFKPEHFLDESGGVRQHPEGFLPFSFGRRVCLGESFAKAEIFILFSWLFQHYTFSVPPGQEGKFDLKLDLGSGFVRPLLEYDIVAKKRF, encoded by the exons ATGGTGAACCAATGGGCTATCCACTTTAATGAGAAGCACTGGGATGAACCAACTAAATTCAAACCTG aacACTTCCTGGATGAATCTGGCGGTGTGCGTCAACATCCCGAAGGATTTCTTCCATTTTCATTCGGACGTCGTGTTTGTCTTGGTGAATCGTTTGCCAAAGCAGAAATATTTATTCTCTTCTCCTGGTTGTTTCAGCATTACACCTTCTCTGTACCACCTGGGCAGGAGGGAAAGTTTGATCTCAAGTTAGACTTGGGTTCTGGCTTTGTGAGACCTCTTCTGGAGTATGATATTGTTGCCAAGAAAAGGTTCTGA
- the LOC140156234 gene encoding steroid 17-alpha-hydroxylase/17,20 lyase-like isoform X2, with amino-acid sequence MVNQWAIHFNEKHWDEQTKFKPEHFLDESGGVRQHPEGFLPFSFGRRVCLGESFAKAEIFILFSWLFQHYTFSVPPGQEGKFDLKLDLGSGFVRPLLEYDIVAKKRF; translated from the exons ATGGTGAACCAATGGGCTATCCACTTTAATGAGAAGCACTGGGATGAACAAACTAAATTCAAACCTG aacACTTCCTGGATGAATCTGGCGGTGTGCGTCAACATCCCGAAGGATTTCTTCCATTTTCATTCGGACGTCGTGTTTGTCTTGGTGAATCGTTTGCCAAAGCAGAAATATTTATTCTCTTCTCCTGGTTGTTTCAGCATTACACCTTCTCTGTACCACCTGGGCAGGAGGGAAAGTTTGATCTCAAGTTAGACTTGGGTTCTGGCTTTGTGAGACCTCTTCTGGAGTATGATATTGTTGCCAAGAAAAGGTTCTGA